CGTCAGAGAGATCAAAAGCATCAACTAAAGTACTTATTAGACAGTTTTTGACCGCAACTAGAATTCCACCACCAACTGTCAGTGAGTCATTCAAGTGGTGTCTATCTCGTCTAAAAACTTGGTAGGATGAGTCGAAGAGTTCAGTATCCAAGAAAGAGTTACTAAGCCAAGTTTATGTTAATATAATTATGTCGTGTTGgagattgtttatatttttgtagacCGTGTTGATCTTTGTCCTTAGCCCATTGACGTTTTGATAGTAAATCAGAACTTGTTGGAGCTGCTTCTTCGAAGATATTGCACTGTCCGGTTCATTGGAAAAGGGTTATGGGATGAGATTTTCGTATTATgttgtttgttttcaaattcatgTATTATTATCCCTGTTGGCCAAAGCGATGTTGAATTGAGAAGATGGAAAATTGAATCTGGGACTCTTATCTTAAAGGATGCATATTTCGAGTAATTTCGATGAATCATCTTCTCAACTTTGAATAGCGAAGATGTACCTGtcttgtttgaaataaaattttttatatcgagGGCATTTGTAGTTGGGTCAAGTTTAGATATAAATAATGTGCGATGGCCTTCTACTACTTTCAATCCACTAGTAATGGGTGAAATTGAATGATTGACAAGACTTGGTTTTCGCGTATTATGAGATGAAGAAGGTTTTATATTAGGTAAAGATGATGTTGATGGTGTTTGTATGGGATCTGTTTTCGATGCTGAGGTTTCAGATACTATAGTTGATTCTATTAATGTTGCTAAGGTAGATGGAGGTAGTGGCGTCGTAATCGATTGAGTAGGTGGTGGTAAGGTAGCGGAGTTAGAACTCGAAGTAGCAGGCTTTTTCGGCGAGGGATTTATTTCACATGATTCGGTATCAGTTTTGTCAATTTTTCGCTTTAAAGTTGATGTGTCATTTAAAGAATTGCAACCAGTGATTTCGACTTCATCATTATGTGATTCCGTAGTATGTTTTATAGAGGAAGTAGTTAATTTGTCGATTTTTTCGTTAAGATGGAGTAATTGTGCATGCAACTTTTCAaggttatatttattttgtaaaacgtcTCGAGTAATGTTAGTGTGTACAAAAGGATCACACTCGtcgcaaaaataataaaatgattttcttttgtTGAAAAGCTTAATACTGCTATACGGAGCATCAATACATTTTATATGAAATGATCTTCGACAATTTCCATGACAAATTATTGAATCAATCAAATAGTCCGCAATTTTTTCGCATATAGTACAAgatgacatttttatttttattgtatttgagTTTTgtcctttaatattttttgagcaGTATAAAATTTACTTTACGTAATTTAAATAGCGTAACGTAACATGCGATGAGAAAGGTTGGCGTATAAGCTAGATGTTGGTTGTGGAGATTATGtattttttgacagttcgatGTTTGTTACTCgatgtgtagttgttgttgtttatattACCAATAGAAAAAGGCAAATATATTTGTTTATGTAGAATCAAAAAAACTACCGGCAGAACATCTACTAAAAGTGTACTCACCGGGAAAAGATGagacaaaactaaaaaagtttATGGTATCCAGAACAGACGGGAAATTGCTGATATATGCTTAGTTCATGCACAAACCATGAATTTGAGGTTGTAATGCTATTTATGGTATGAGATGATAGGTGGCAGTTGAAACAGATGGCAGATATGAGTGATGACTGATGACAGATAACAGCTGATGAGTATATTGTTATTGTTGAATGATGTTCTAATCTCAGTTGGCAGCAAGTAGCAACATGAAAATTTAGGTAAGAAGTTCGGATACAATGTAGTCTCAATAAAGCTTCAATAGGCAGAACATATGCTAAAAGTTTCACTCACCgggagaaagaaacaaaaaatcatcaacgGGAGCAAAAAATGTTGAGAGCGGCAAAGTATATTCTCTTTTCACacaagaaaataaatgaaatcagTTATATGTACAGATATAACTATGGGTCAATTTAATTAtgaatttgtaatttaattttgattaatttttagtattaacactattaacaaaattaacaaaaatgaattgcCAGGTTATAATGGCACACAAAAGACCACAACTTGGATCAAAAGTCTGGGtttaaaatcgattttataaattaataaagcgGAGCGAACTAAAAACACTTGCGAATAGGCTGAATATTACTCGGagagtaagtttgcaactgttataataatatgggtcgacagatgaaaaacaggtataacttttttttagatgcgTCAGATtctcttgattttagattttctggcatcagcattaaaaaatacttcgaagtcatgtatcatatgtgtatataataccattgtctattattgctagttttgaaaatctccatttcgcgctttgaccttgaatatcgcgacttgcggacatgagattttgtagacttttgaggtatgttatagaatgataaaacaaagatattgagcaaaaaaaaaaatccgaggtttaccccttatttcaccttatttgactgtataaTTAGTGTAATTTCATTGTAGTGGGTAAATAGAAAATGGCAGTCAGTTAAAGTCAAATTTCATGAATGTGAACTTAGCGAACCTTTTTTCGCAAATCGATTTGGAAGTAGTTTAtcattttgttgctaattagtagtagtagtttttgttttataggaTGTTTCGCTAAACTCatatcaacttagcgaaacgaaccaaattgcaaaaataatagagcaatataaaatttaagttgtCGCACCTAATTACcaacaaaataataacgaaatataaacctagtttgaATTCGCTAAGTTTATATAAACTTAGCGAAACACTCAAAAAACTATCGGATTAACAAAATCTAAACTGACGTTACTATCctgtaataaaatataaacttatttTGGATTCGCAAAGTTCAGATAAACTGAGCGAAATAACTAAAACACAAAAACTACTGGTGCAATAAAATCTAAGTTATCGCACCTAATCAGCAATaaaatagcaacaaaatatgCCTGCTTGTTTCGATTCAATCTAAAGGAGGGGGAGAGGGTGCTTCGCTAAGTTCACACGAACTGagcgaaaaatttaaataactcaaaaactaatgaaggaACAAAATTGCCGTAACTAATAAGCAACAAAATAGCAGCAAAATATGCACCTAGTTTGGATTCCATCgaggggagggggggggggggtgctTCGCTAAGTTCACacttattcaaattttagttcttaaaaaactctttttcgttatttttttagaaaaaaggttattttatgattaACATTTTGGATCTTATTTTTAGCCCTCTTAATTTTCTGCATTCCTTAGTAAAAATTAACTCTTTACCACCAAAGATGGTCGAGCAATTGATAAAATTGAACACAAGTAAAATAGGTGCGATGTCAcccaaaaaaaatcgtttttttctcaCCTTTAGGATATCCTGCAataaaaaagtaagaaattgattattatttgttatatcGTCGCTGTAGTTCTAATACCTCGTAACCATGAAGAGTCGATTTTTCAGGAGAGGAAAAATACTAAGTATGAAATGTATGAGGATcaatacactgaaccaaaaaggtacataaaattaatgaatttgtacattaaattaatgtaaaaattcatggcaaatgagccaatgtacaaattcattaaatttaagaatctttttatgaacaaattcataagggaatgaatctttcttaaaaattaagaataagttcttaaattttaagaattctgttcataaacgaattagaaattttttgaacatgtttaagaaaagtttcttagattttaagaaaagtttcttacattttaagaatatttcttaaactttatgatttttttcatatatttcgtaaaaatttaaatgaaatgttgcttaaattttatgaaaaaaatcataaaaactatgaatttttcttaaagttttatgattgttttcataaaatataataggtacacttttcattaaaatttatgcatttatttataggtataaatgcatataatacattacttctccaagcctttaatttgttactaaaaaaatttaattccaaacaaacaaacagcaacagaaaacaacccaaaatctaaaacaaaaaaatgaaaattatttttaaaaataaaacaaattattaagtttaaacgttataaaaatgttttattgctCACTTTCACAATACATTTcactataaatttaatttttacactaatttttgttttttaatggatgcatcatctggaaagatagaaaaaagtttgtattagaaAAATGACTATGTactatttagtttaaaaaatgaaatagaagttaaaattaacttattgtAATCGGCAGTTAGCTctggagctgaaaaaaaaaacaatacaaaattgaataagttggggaaagatcaaaatataaagaatttaggtacctatgtaCTTCATATAGAATAATTTGAgaaatgttgataatattaagttaaaaaaaaattatatatttagagaaataaacaaaatgcaaCATTTACTAAattagggtaaggtggtataagagtgcgcattttagacaaaacaccaaataaaacaataacaaaaagaatttaactactttttttatatacagggtgtcccacagtcaccgccccaaatgaaaaccatagattcctgaggtcattttaagtcgaaaaacttaagaggtaattttctcgttttcgtcccgttttcgagttaccacggtttttatgatttttgctctattgtcctttaactggccttatctttgccaaactatgtttgatttgaaagattttttttacaaccaatcaagaatttattacagtttaagtttgtatcaaaacttttttttctgcggacatccgtttctccacaattttgcatcaaacacaattttcttcgttttgtaagttgttttttacactttcatatcatttaagtcaaaaaaacacgttaatgactATTCATtttgtgtgctttttattaaagcccagtttatttccataaaaaaaataagttttatttcataaaaaaggctactgaaagtaattaaaaaaaataaacaaactgagtgaattaaaaaaaaaattaatttttaaataaaaaattaattttaatgaattataaactttttctgagctattgtggttaagaaaagagcaaatagataaagctcagaaaaagttttaattcatttaaattaattttgtatttaaaaattatttttttttaaattcactcagtttgtttattttttttaattactttcagtagccttttttatgaaataaaacttattttttttatggaaataaactgggctttaataaaaagcacacaaaATGAATagtcattaacgtgtttttttgacttaaatgatatgaaagtgtaaaaaacaacttacaaaacgaagaaaattgtgtttgatgcaaaattgtggagaaacggatgtccgcagaaaaaaaagttttgatacaaacttaaactgtaataaattcttgattggttgtaaaaaaaatctttcaaatcaaacatagtttggcaaagataaggccagttaaaggacaatagagcaaaaatcataaaaaccgtggtaactcgaaaacgggacgaaaacgagaaaattacctcttaagtttttcgacttaaaatgacctcaggaatctatggttttcatttggggcggtgactgtgggacaccctgtatagtttttagtttataatcaaagcaacgaaaaaaacttaaaactggcaacaaaaatgtattaattcaatagttataaacaaaataccacattaggtcatttgcgcactcttatacacactattgtgtaagagtgcgcggcttagtatgtaagagtgcgcagctgcgtacaGGTGTAAGTTTGCACAAAggtcgcaaataaaactgcatatctttaaataaacagagtattttccaacccatcactccttgcatgaggaacaatcaatttagtcttcgattaatgcttccaaaaaaattcaatatttcctagttactttcattcgcttgtttttttgtaaaacttgtatttggtttctttttggttggaattgctttttctagctgctgtttgctggtatatggacaaatgccagttatgttgaagccttggatagcatttactgctcttataacccgcgcactcttatacttcatcatggtgcgcactcttacacgttcagacatgtaatcgaagaatatatatgtatttcacaatgcactttatgaccaatcttacgtgttccgcaaatgtttctttttgtcgacttttcaatgtcccatactttgtttattgttattttgtgttgttaagccgaaaatttaatttgtttggcaagaaaaattggaaaaaaaagtgctaaaaaacttaaacttaactagcacctctgtttacaaacacatttgcatgaaattttgacagcagatcaaaataagtgcattcagtcttatattccctttcaaaccgtagaaaatcgctttggcgcactcttatcaaccgcgcactcttataccatcctctcaagtagcacaaaagtctaaaatacaccaaaatatttggggtattttttgcactttcgtgatatgcattttgaatataaaaaatataccattttctcgtatataataaactccgctggttaaaaaattaaaccgattttggtatataaatagagctagtggtataaaaaattaactggtttttggtgaaaaattattcctttgaaattgaaaaatacacaataaatctatggataaaatacatcatttaaataattattctgatttataatttgaaccaaagtttattttttaaccttaaatagtttgatgaattaaaatgtacactatttcttatgaaaaaataaaaataaattattctctatcacaatacaattaactaatgattaaatatgaatttgagtgcctaatttaagaacgaaacaAATTCCATCTACTTATTTTAGACACTACcccgtctaaaaatcgagcgcctcaaaaatttcaatgaattaatgatttttttttcaattttaaaaatctgtttttcaaaaataataagttttttgttgtttttacatttttttagaagcgttctcttattataatataaacgaatcgaaaaaaagtaagaatgcgggatattaggccgatatagtactattatagtaaaataattaatcgctgttttcattatttaaatggcggccatggaAAAATATGACGTCTCCCACTATGCAgcctggtgaattttatgtccacagggtgtacttcctacaccaaagagagtgtacaaaatataccgtttcggttcatttgagaatcgaataattttatgcaccaataatggtgtattataaaaacaattgaatatcggcgtattttttgcacggaatcttaaaagaaatgttgaaattttgcacagaaaagaaagtacaatttttatacaatcttttttgataaatacaccattttattcaaatttctcaattttacaccaaaattaatgaatttacaccaatttatacaccagtgtgctacttgagctaCCCTATatgttttgctttattttgcaatgacaatttcaagtgtacaggatttgttgagaatcgaatttaatatggtttttattttgtgttgattttttccCTTTAGCCGGTTCAATAAAATATCTAaattacgattttcaatttttaaatatgtacctacctataaaaaaaaattttaatatatttaataaaacaaagaaatatttaacagttattatgtttttatacttatctgagtatatgaGAAAGAGGCAACGGGAACCAATAATATTTTACACTGTTAAAATGtcttatactcttcaaaatattgttttttattcacaaacttttttaacttgtttcggcaacgagcgtccactttgaatatcagattttaaactAAATCCTCAGAGAAATCTTTCTGAGGCATAGATtcagaacaacagttattattttctagattgatgaaaaaatacatagattttaagaaaaaatacttaaacactcaaaacgtaagaattttttcataaattatgtgTATACTTTCATacaatttaatgaattaattcatcaactttggaaaaatatgaatttcgaacttaaaaagtatgaacagattcctaaattttaagaataagttcttaataccgaatacagcataacggtaaaatattcgatatttttcgattaatgaaaaaatatattcattttaagaaaaaattcattcatttaaagaaaaaaaaacttaaaaacaaaaaatttatgaactttttacaaatgtaattttgaaaatagattttttcaggtccgtcaagctgggtacgccacaaccgaaaatccaaaatctgagtatgcaggaatttgttgctaatttgttgctaatttgttaccccaatcccgaatttgttgctcctgcccttaccccttaaaactgtggcgtgcccagcttgacgtcaagctgggtacgccacaaattaaaattcaaaatttcaaaaaaataagtatgcagtaatttgttgctaatttgttgctaatttgttaccccaatcccgaatttgttgctcccccccttaccccttaaatctgtggcgtacccagcttgacgtcaagctgggtacgccacagatttaaggggtaagggggggagcaacaaattcgggattggggtaacaaattagcaacaaattactgcatacttatttttttgaaattttgagtattacgtgtttttgcgttttttctgcatacttatttttttgaaattttgagtattacgtgtttttgcgttttttcgtttcatccacatatgttccacaaatgcattcaagctccacaaggcattttggacatgaagggattggaataaaaacttgatatggacctttttgaaaaggtttcaAGGACCTCTTTCTATTGATACCACTTTTTTGACTGTGCGATAATTTTTGGGCGATTTAGCTTTTTTGCATAATCTGTTAATGTGCATTTGAAGGGCAaaacgtggagcaacaaattcgaaattagggtaacaaattagcaacaaattagcaacaaattcctgcatacttacatttttgaaattttgaattttaatttgtggcgtacccagcttgacgtcaagctgggcacgccacagttttaaggggtaagggcaggagcaacaaattcgggattggggtaacaaattagcaacaaattagcaacaaattcctgcatactcagattttggattttcggttgtggcgta
This DNA window, taken from Episyrphus balteatus chromosome 2, idEpiBalt1.1, whole genome shotgun sequence, encodes the following:
- the LOC129909590 gene encoding uncharacterized protein LOC129909590, whose translation is MSSCTICEKIADYLIDSIICHGNCRRSFHIKCIDAPYSSIKLFNKRKSFYYFCDECDPFVHTNITRDVLQNKYNLEKLHAQLLHLNEKIDKLTTSSIKHTTESHNDEVEITGCNSLNDTSTLKRKIDKTDTESCEINPSPKKPATSSSNSATLPPPTQSITTPLPPSTLATLIESTIVSETSASKTDPIQTPSTSSLPNIKPSSSHNTRKPSLVNHSISPITSGLKVVEGHRTLFISKLDPTTNALDIKNFISNKTGTSSLFKVEKMIHRNYSKYASFKIRVPDSIFHLLNSTSLWPTGIIIHEFENKQHNTKISSHNPFPMNRTVQYLRRSSSNKF